The proteins below come from a single Serratia ficaria genomic window:
- a CDS encoding RidA family protein yields MRKVIDTGLPDIGQPFSWATQGGGMLFTAHGPVRADGSIETGAPEKQITLTFDNLAQTLKAANSHSDNVLQVIIYLTDVNDVKLLDDIYLEYFNYPYPNRSTVIVEKLVVPGMKIEITVSAIA; encoded by the coding sequence ATGCGCAAGGTCATTGATACCGGGCTGCCCGACATCGGCCAGCCTTTTTCCTGGGCCACCCAGGGCGGGGGCATGCTGTTTACCGCCCACGGGCCGGTCAGGGCCGACGGCAGCATAGAAACCGGCGCGCCGGAAAAACAAATAACCCTGACGTTCGATAATCTGGCTCAGACGCTAAAGGCGGCAAATAGCCATTCCGATAACGTGTTGCAGGTCATTATTTATTTGACCGACGTTAACGACGTTAAATTGCTCGATGACATTTATCTTGAATATTTCAACTATCCGTATCCTAACCGTTCCACCGTTATTGTCGAAAAGCTGGTGGTGCCCGGCATGAAAATAGAGATTACCGTCAGCGCCATCGCCTGA
- the paaY gene encoding phenylacetic acid degradation protein PaaY produces the protein MPVYQIDGLTPVVDPSSYVHPTAVLIGDVIVGKQVYIGPNASLRGDFGRLVIRDGANIQDNCVMHGFPQQDTVVEEDGHIGHGAILHGCRIRRNAMVGMNAVIMDGAEIGENTIVGAMAFVKAAAVIAANKLVVGSPARVLRDLTEQELEWKVAGTREYQDLVQRCKSSLREVAPLTEIEPGRQRLSFGDHLIPKSQL, from the coding sequence ATGCCTGTGTATCAGATTGACGGCCTGACCCCGGTGGTCGACCCCAGCAGCTACGTGCACCCAACCGCGGTGCTGATCGGCGACGTGATCGTCGGCAAGCAGGTGTATATCGGCCCGAACGCCAGCCTGCGCGGCGATTTTGGCCGGCTGGTGATCCGCGACGGCGCCAATATCCAGGATAACTGCGTGATGCACGGCTTCCCGCAGCAGGATACGGTGGTGGAGGAAGACGGCCACATCGGCCACGGCGCGATCCTGCACGGCTGCCGCATCCGCCGCAACGCCATGGTCGGCATGAATGCGGTGATTATGGACGGCGCGGAAATCGGCGAGAACACCATCGTCGGCGCCATGGCGTTCGTCAAGGCGGCGGCGGTGATCGCCGCCAACAAACTGGTGGTCGGCAGCCCGGCGCGCGTGCTGCGCGATCTGACCGAACAAGAGCTGGAGTGGAAAGTCGCCGGCACCCGCGAATACCAGGATCTGGTGCAGCGCTGCAAATCCTCGCTGCGCGAAGTCGCCCCCCTGACGGAAATCGAACCTGGCCGCCAGCGCCTGAGCTTTGGCGACCATCTGATCCCGAAAAGCCAGCTGTGA
- the paaK gene encoding phenylacetate--CoA ligase PaaK, protein MTINPQPLDAVEFASRDEIEALQLARLKWTLRHAYNNVPMYRRKFDRAGVHPDDLRQLSDLARFPYTTKQDLRDNYPFDTFAVPMEQVVRIHASSGTTGRPTVVGYTQRDIDNWADIVARSLRAAGATAKDKVHVAYGYGLFTGGLGAHYGAERLGATVIPMSGGQTEKQAQLILDFKPDVIMVTPSYCLTLIDELERKMGGDARGCSLRLGVFGAEPWTEALRHEIETRMGIKALDIYGLSEVMGPGVAMECAESGGGPTIWEDHFLPEIICPETGAALPDGEHGELVFTTLTKEALPVIRYRTRDLTRLLPGDARQMRRMGKITGRSDDMLIIRGVNVFPSQLEEQIMQFEQLSPHYQLQVSRSGHLDTLAVRVELKESALGLSHQQRCDICHQLRHHIKSIVGVSTDVSIANCGDIPRSEGKAQRVVDLRPR, encoded by the coding sequence ATGACAATAAATCCACAGCCACTCGATGCAGTCGAATTCGCCTCGCGCGACGAGATTGAAGCGCTGCAGCTGGCGCGTCTGAAATGGACGCTGCGCCATGCCTATAACAACGTGCCGATGTACCGCCGCAAGTTCGATCGGGCCGGGGTGCACCCGGACGATCTGCGGCAGTTGAGCGACCTGGCGCGTTTCCCCTACACCACCAAGCAGGACCTGCGCGACAACTACCCGTTCGACACCTTCGCGGTGCCGATGGAACAGGTGGTGCGCATCCACGCCTCGTCGGGCACCACCGGCCGGCCGACGGTGGTCGGCTATACCCAGCGCGATATCGATAACTGGGCCGATATCGTCGCCCGCAGCCTGCGCGCCGCCGGCGCCACCGCCAAAGACAAGGTGCATGTCGCCTACGGTTACGGCCTGTTCACCGGCGGGCTCGGCGCGCACTACGGCGCCGAGCGCCTTGGCGCCACGGTGATCCCGATGTCCGGCGGCCAAACCGAAAAGCAGGCGCAGCTGATCCTGGATTTCAAACCCGACGTGATCATGGTGACGCCGTCCTACTGCCTGACGCTGATCGACGAACTGGAGCGCAAAATGGGCGGCGACGCCCGCGGCTGCTCGCTGCGCCTCGGGGTGTTCGGCGCGGAGCCCTGGACCGAAGCGCTGCGGCACGAAATCGAAACCCGCATGGGCATCAAGGCGCTGGATATCTACGGGCTGTCCGAAGTGATGGGCCCGGGCGTGGCGATGGAGTGCGCCGAAAGCGGCGGCGGCCCGACCATTTGGGAAGACCATTTCCTGCCGGAAATCATCTGCCCGGAAACCGGCGCGGCGCTGCCGGACGGCGAACACGGCGAACTGGTGTTCACCACCCTGACCAAGGAAGCGCTGCCGGTGATCCGCTACCGCACCCGCGATCTCACCCGGCTGCTGCCGGGCGACGCCCGCCAGATGCGCCGCATGGGCAAGATCACCGGCCGTTCCGACGACATGCTGATCATCCGCGGCGTCAACGTGTTCCCGTCGCAGCTGGAGGAACAGATCATGCAATTCGAGCAGCTGTCGCCGCACTACCAGCTGCAGGTCAGCCGCAGCGGACACCTCGACACCCTGGCGGTGCGCGTCGAGCTGAAGGAATCGGCGCTCGGCCTCAGCCACCAGCAGCGCTGCGACATCTGCCACCAACTGCGCCACCACATCAAATCGATCGTTGGCGTCAGCACCGACGTCAGCATCGCCAACTGCGGCGACATCCCGCGTTCGGAAGGCAAGGCGCAGCGGGTGGTCGACCTGCGGCCGCGCTGA
- the paaX gene encoding phenylacetic acid degradation operon negative regulatory protein PaaX: MEHKLDAFIRHAVDAQPVSGTSLIISLYGDALSHRGGEIWLGSLSALLEALGFGDRFVRTSVFRLQKEGWLAVEKIGRRSFYRVTEQGMRQFRHAESKIYLSEQPAWDGKWDLLLLERADKHERARLKKELGWLGFGQIANNLMAAPTHAQTDVTALLGELNASERVIYFRADYPYNRSEQTLQQLVADCWSLNEVAAGYHEFIVSFRPLMALLREIAPAALTPQRCFQIKLLLIHFFRRVVLKDPLLPDALLPAQWEGQIARNLCINIYQQVDRAATDYVSALAETTIGALPAPSASYYRRFGGLPRDTF, encoded by the coding sequence ATGGAACATAAACTGGATGCGTTTATCCGCCATGCCGTAGACGCCCAACCGGTCAGCGGCACGTCGCTTATCATCTCGCTGTACGGCGACGCGCTCAGCCACCGCGGCGGCGAGATCTGGCTCGGCAGCCTCAGCGCGCTGCTGGAGGCGCTGGGTTTTGGCGATCGCTTCGTGCGCACCTCGGTGTTCCGCCTGCAAAAAGAGGGCTGGCTGGCGGTGGAGAAAATCGGCCGGCGCAGCTTCTACCGCGTGACCGAACAGGGCATGCGCCAGTTCCGCCATGCCGAGTCGAAAATTTACCTCAGCGAACAACCGGCCTGGGACGGCAAATGGGATTTGCTGTTGCTGGAGCGCGCCGACAAGCACGAACGGGCGCGGCTGAAGAAAGAGCTGGGCTGGCTGGGCTTCGGCCAGATCGCCAACAACCTGATGGCGGCCCCCACCCACGCCCAGACCGACGTCACGGCGCTGCTCGGCGAACTCAACGCCAGCGAGCGGGTGATCTACTTCCGCGCCGACTACCCCTACAACCGCTCCGAACAGACGCTGCAGCAGCTGGTGGCCGACTGTTGGTCGCTGAACGAAGTGGCGGCGGGCTACCACGAGTTTATCGTCTCTTTCCGCCCGCTGATGGCGCTGCTGCGCGAGATCGCCCCCGCGGCGCTGACGCCACAGCGCTGTTTCCAGATTAAGCTATTATTGATTCACTTCTTTCGCCGCGTGGTGTTGAAAGATCCGCTGCTGCCGGATGCGCTGTTGCCCGCCCAATGGGAAGGGCAAATCGCCCGCAACCTGTGCATCAATATCTATCAGCAGGTGGATCGCGCCGCGACCGATTACGTCAGCGCACTGGCGGAAACCACCATCGGCGCCCTGCCCGCCCCCTCGGCGAGCTACTATCGGCGCTTCGGCGGCCTGCCGCGCGACACTTTTTAA
- the pcaF gene encoding 3-oxoadipyl-CoA thiolase, whose amino-acid sequence MSQAFICDGVRTPIGRYGGALANVRADDLAALPLRALLERHPQVDWAQTDDVILGCANQAGEDNRNLARMALLLAGLPTGVSGTTLNRLCGSGLDALAMAARSIKAGEAGLVLAGGAESMTRAPLVMGKADSAFSRQAQLYDTTLGWRFVNPRMQAGFGTDSMPETAENVAAQFNISRADQDAFALRSQRRTARAQDLGYLAQEIVPVGLSGKKGAVTQFSRDEHPRADTQLEQLQALKTPFRQPGSVTAGNASGLNDGAAALIVASEAMAARQGLTPRARIVATATCGVEPRLMGIGPLPATRKVLEIAGLSLAQMDVIELNEAFAAQALAVLRQLGLPDDATQVNPNGGAIALGHPLGMSGARLALAALFELERRAGRYALCTMCIGVGQGIAMIIERV is encoded by the coding sequence ATGAGTCAGGCGTTTATCTGCGACGGCGTGCGCACCCCGATCGGCCGCTATGGCGGCGCGTTGGCCAACGTGCGCGCCGACGATCTGGCCGCCCTGCCGCTGCGCGCGCTGCTGGAGCGCCACCCGCAGGTGGATTGGGCGCAGACCGACGACGTGATCCTCGGCTGCGCCAATCAGGCCGGGGAAGACAACCGCAACCTGGCGCGCATGGCGCTGCTGCTGGCCGGCCTGCCGACCGGCGTTTCCGGTACCACCCTCAACCGCCTGTGCGGCTCGGGGCTGGATGCGCTGGCGATGGCGGCGCGCAGCATCAAGGCCGGTGAAGCCGGGCTGGTGCTGGCCGGCGGCGCGGAATCGATGACTCGCGCGCCGCTGGTGATGGGCAAGGCCGACAGCGCCTTCAGCCGCCAGGCGCAGCTGTATGACACCACCCTCGGCTGGCGCTTCGTCAACCCGCGGATGCAGGCCGGCTTCGGCACCGACTCGATGCCGGAAACCGCCGAAAACGTGGCGGCGCAGTTCAACATCAGCCGCGCCGATCAGGACGCCTTTGCGCTGCGCAGCCAGCGGCGCACCGCCCGCGCGCAGGATCTGGGATACCTGGCGCAGGAGATCGTGCCGGTCGGCCTCAGCGGTAAAAAAGGCGCGGTCACGCAGTTCAGCCGGGACGAACACCCGCGCGCCGATACCCAACTTGAACAGTTGCAGGCGCTGAAAACCCCGTTCCGCCAGCCCGGCAGCGTCACCGCCGGCAACGCCTCCGGGCTGAACGACGGCGCGGCCGCCCTGATCGTCGCCTCCGAAGCGATGGCGGCGCGTCAGGGGCTGACGCCGCGCGCGCGCATCGTCGCCACCGCCACCTGCGGCGTCGAGCCGCGGCTGATGGGCATCGGCCCGCTGCCGGCCACCCGCAAGGTATTGGAAATCGCCGGGCTGAGCCTGGCGCAGATGGACGTGATTGAGCTGAATGAAGCGTTCGCCGCCCAGGCGCTGGCGGTGTTGCGCCAGCTCGGCCTGCCGGACGACGCCACGCAGGTGAACCCCAACGGCGGCGCCATCGCCTTGGGCCATCCGCTGGGCATGAGCGGCGCGCGCCTGGCGCTGGCCGCCCTGTTTGAACTGGAACGGCGAGCCGGCCGCTACGCGCTGTGCACCATGTGCATCGGCGTCGGCCAAGGCATCGCCATGATCATTGAGCGTGTCTGA
- the paaI gene encoding hydroxyphenylacetyl-CoA thioesterase PaaI: MNANTPRALAQRCAEQMFRQDTCAQAMGMRIEAVDAGFAQVSMTVGPQMLNGHQTCHGGQLFSLADTAFAYACNSQGLAAVASGCSIDFIRPARAGDRLVASAELRHQGKTTGLYDVEIVNQLGKTVAWFRGRAHRLGHSILGEQA, encoded by the coding sequence ATGAACGCCAATACGCCGCGCGCGCTGGCCCAGCGCTGCGCCGAACAGATGTTCCGGCAGGATACCTGCGCCCAGGCCATGGGGATGCGCATCGAGGCGGTCGACGCCGGTTTCGCCCAGGTGAGCATGACCGTCGGGCCGCAGATGCTCAACGGCCATCAGACCTGCCACGGCGGCCAGCTGTTCAGCCTGGCGGACACCGCCTTCGCCTACGCCTGCAACAGCCAGGGGTTGGCGGCGGTGGCCTCCGGCTGCAGCATCGACTTCATTCGGCCGGCCCGGGCCGGCGATCGCCTCGTCGCCAGCGCCGAGCTGCGCCATCAGGGCAAAACCACCGGGCTGTACGACGTCGAGATAGTCAACCAACTGGGCAAGACCGTCGCCTGGTTCCGCGGCCGCGCGCACCGTCTCGGCCACAGCATCTTAGGAGAGCAAGCATGA
- a CDS encoding 3-hydroxyacyl-CoA dehydrogenase — translation MNTPTLNGPVAVIGAGTMGIGIAQVAAAAGHPVRLFDISAPAAQRALDGLAQRLRQRVAAGKADSAATEALLARIRRADSLDQLADSALVIEAVAESLAVKQSLFRDLEALCSPAALFASNTSSLSITAIAGALQHPQRMAGLHFFNPAPLMKLVEIVGGLETSAATLNALRALADRWGKQSVQCRSTPGFIVNRVARPFYAETLRALEERVADAATLDAVLRDAGGFAMGPLQLTDLIGQDINYAVTESVFQAFFQDPRFTPSLVQQELVAAGHLGRKSGRGFYRYGAELPAPAARYAPAEQGEAPQRVTLHGDWSPLADFAELLARNAAAVKQPGQTSAFATLDEVTFMLTNGKTASQIADETGTPVVLFDLSANYAPAPAVAISCAAQNEARHNAKAIRLLQSLGKRVILLPDYPGLLVMRTLAMLANEALDVVNKGVASAADTDLAMLHGVNYPRGPLGWSAALGWRHILATLENLQQFYGEARYRPMPLLRRYAAPSTAPSSGAER, via the coding sequence ATGAACACGCCCACACTCAACGGACCGGTGGCGGTGATTGGCGCCGGCACCATGGGCATCGGCATCGCCCAGGTGGCCGCCGCCGCCGGGCACCCGGTGCGATTGTTCGACATCTCCGCCCCCGCCGCCCAGCGCGCACTCGACGGGCTGGCTCAACGGCTGCGCCAACGGGTGGCGGCCGGCAAGGCCGACTCTGCGGCTACCGAAGCGCTGCTGGCGCGCATCCGCCGCGCCGATTCACTCGACCAACTGGCCGACAGCGCCCTGGTGATCGAGGCGGTAGCGGAGAGCCTGGCGGTCAAGCAAAGCCTGTTCCGCGATCTGGAGGCCCTGTGCTCACCCGCCGCGCTGTTCGCCAGCAACACCTCTTCGCTGTCGATCACCGCCATCGCCGGCGCGCTGCAGCACCCGCAGCGCATGGCCGGGCTGCACTTCTTCAACCCGGCGCCGCTGATGAAATTGGTGGAGATCGTCGGCGGCCTGGAAACCAGCGCGGCTACCCTGAACGCCCTGCGGGCGCTGGCGGACCGCTGGGGCAAGCAGAGCGTGCAGTGCCGCTCGACGCCCGGCTTTATCGTCAACCGCGTGGCGCGGCCGTTCTACGCCGAAACCCTGCGCGCGCTGGAGGAACGGGTGGCGGACGCCGCCACGCTGGACGCGGTGCTGCGCGACGCCGGCGGCTTCGCCATGGGGCCGCTGCAGCTGACCGATCTGATTGGCCAGGACATCAACTACGCCGTTACCGAATCGGTATTCCAGGCCTTCTTCCAGGACCCGCGCTTTACCCCTTCGCTGGTGCAGCAGGAACTGGTGGCCGCCGGGCACCTTGGCCGCAAAAGCGGCCGCGGTTTTTATCGCTACGGCGCCGAGCTGCCGGCCCCCGCCGCCCGGTATGCACCGGCGGAACAGGGCGAAGCGCCGCAGCGCGTGACCCTGCATGGCGACTGGTCGCCGCTGGCCGATTTCGCCGAGCTGTTGGCGAGAAATGCGGCGGCGGTCAAACAACCTGGCCAGACCAGCGCCTTCGCCACCCTCGATGAAGTTACATTTATGTTAACAAATGGTAAAACTGCCAGCCAGATTGCCGATGAAACCGGAACCCCCGTGGTGCTGTTTGATCTGTCCGCCAACTATGCGCCAGCCCCCGCCGTCGCCATCAGCTGCGCGGCGCAGAACGAGGCGAGGCACAACGCCAAGGCGATCCGCCTGCTGCAGTCGCTCGGCAAGCGGGTGATCCTGCTGCCGGACTACCCCGGCCTGCTGGTGATGCGTACCCTGGCCATGCTGGCCAACGAAGCGCTCGACGTGGTCAACAAAGGCGTCGCCAGCGCCGCCGATACCGATTTGGCGATGCTGCACGGCGTCAACTACCCGCGCGGCCCGCTGGGCTGGAGCGCGGCCCTCGGCTGGCGGCATATCCTGGCCACGCTGGAAAACCTGCAGCAGTTCTACGGCGAGGCGCGCTATCGCCCGATGCCGCTGCTGCGCCGCTATGCCGCCCCTTCAACCGCCCCAAGCTCAGGAGCCGAACGATGA
- a CDS encoding amino acid permease, which produces MKPIKDFEHIARRQGGLNKHLTAGQMSMLAIGGAIGTGLFLGSAYAIQMAGPSVLLSYLIGGAIALLLMGCLAEMTSEHPTPGSFGDYAEFYLGPLFGFLVRYSYWSCVVLAVGTEVTAIGMYMQFWFPATPIWPWVLLFSAAVIAINLIGVKSFGQVEYALSTVKVVAIVAFIVIGIGILSFSANPAFGLRNLTEGGFLPFGVKGMWFAVIVSIFSYLSIEMIAVAAGEAKNPVIAVRAAFKGTIVRLFIFYMLSIGLMLAIVPWRQSGTGESPFLMAMNVIHLPAAAGIFNFIVLVAALSAMNSQLYITTRMMFSLSRAGQAPAALGRISRRGIPVNALAMSCIGILVSIVLSLVAPKTSFAAMMSISVYGACFTWLMIFVTHLFFRRRHRQTHLKFRMWGFPYTTLAGALLMAALMVSTAFTEFFRMTLWFGIPFTLLLVAAYLFHSRRAPAPQPLKVPEVE; this is translated from the coding sequence ATGAAACCGATAAAAGATTTTGAGCATATCGCCCGGCGCCAGGGCGGGTTGAATAAACACCTCACCGCCGGGCAAATGTCGATGCTGGCGATCGGCGGCGCCATCGGCACCGGGCTGTTTCTCGGCAGCGCCTACGCCATTCAAATGGCGGGGCCCAGCGTCCTGTTGAGCTACCTGATCGGCGGCGCGATCGCGCTGTTGCTGATGGGGTGCCTGGCGGAAATGACCTCCGAACACCCGACGCCCGGTTCGTTCGGCGACTACGCCGAGTTTTACCTCGGGCCGCTGTTCGGCTTTTTGGTGCGCTACTCCTACTGGTCCTGCGTGGTGCTGGCGGTGGGCACCGAGGTGACCGCCATCGGCATGTACATGCAGTTCTGGTTCCCGGCCACGCCGATCTGGCCCTGGGTATTGCTGTTCTCGGCGGCGGTGATCGCCATCAACCTGATCGGCGTGAAATCCTTCGGTCAGGTGGAATACGCGCTGTCCACCGTCAAGGTGGTGGCGATCGTGGCGTTTATCGTTATCGGCATCGGCATTCTGTCGTTTTCCGCCAACCCGGCCTTCGGCCTGCGCAATCTGACTGAGGGCGGTTTTCTGCCGTTCGGCGTCAAAGGCATGTGGTTCGCGGTGATCGTTTCGATCTTCAGCTACCTGAGCATCGAAATGATCGCGGTGGCGGCGGGCGAAGCCAAAAATCCGGTTATCGCGGTTCGGGCGGCATTCAAGGGCACCATTGTGCGCCTGTTTATTTTCTACATGCTGTCGATTGGCCTGATGCTGGCGATTGTGCCCTGGCGCCAGTCCGGCACCGGCGAGAGCCCGTTCCTGATGGCGATGAACGTGATCCATCTGCCCGCCGCCGCCGGCATCTTCAACTTTATCGTGCTGGTGGCGGCGCTGTCGGCGATGAACAGCCAGCTGTACATCACCACCCGCATGATGTTTTCGCTGTCGCGCGCCGGGCAGGCGCCGGCGGCGCTGGGGCGGATCAGCCGGCGCGGCATTCCGGTCAATGCGCTGGCGATGTCTTGCATCGGCATCCTGGTGTCGATCGTGCTGAGCCTGGTGGCGCCCAAAACCTCATTCGCCGCCATGATGTCGATTTCGGTGTACGGCGCCTGCTTCACCTGGTTGATGATCTTCGTCACCCACCTGTTTTTCCGCCGCCGCCATCGTCAGACGCACCTGAAGTTTCGCATGTGGGGCTTCCCGTACACCACGCTGGCCGGCGCGTTGCTGATGGCGGCGCTGATGGTGTCGACCGCCTTCACCGAGTTTTTCCGCATGACGCTGTGGTTCGGCATTCCGTTCACCCTGCTGCTGGTGGCGGCTTATCTGTTCCATAGCCGGCGCGCGCCTGCGCCGCAGCCACTCAAGGTGCCGGAGGTGGAATAG